In Candidatus Poribacteria bacterium, a single window of DNA contains:
- a CDS encoding glycosyltransferase: MAVALFNAVTAPMLKKSVSLQNRPRVSVLIPARNEEANIGACIEGFLAQQYDNFEIHVLDDQSTDRTGEIIEAFATRHSKVRAMRGASLPSGWMGKNWACHQLSQHADGEILIFTDADNRPAPNAIVNTVAYMQKFGLGLLSAFPEKVTGGLAENLVVPVVDMFVYAGLPLWLTYFSRFPSLAAASGLWIAFTRDAYQQIGGHQAVSSQIVEDVELSRLAKKKGIKILTSAGTRVVFCRMYHSFGEVWNGFSKNLFGLVRYKTIPFFVLTLALFTMCVLPYITVWFASLTKLSLIAISMNITMRAVLALKYRHPFFTSVVLHPMGVLFTLLIGINSFYQVKRGRLQWKGRRIDMQVNR, from the coding sequence TTGGCAGTCGCTTTGTTTAATGCTGTGACTGCACCGATGCTGAAAAAATCCGTCAGCCTCCAGAACCGTCCGCGCGTCTCGGTGCTGATTCCCGCTCGGAACGAGGAAGCCAATATCGGTGCGTGTATTGAAGGGTTTTTGGCACAGCAGTACGACAATTTTGAGATTCACGTTCTTGATGACCAATCGACCGATCGCACGGGTGAAATCATTGAAGCGTTCGCGACGCGGCATTCTAAAGTTCGAGCAATGCGCGGTGCATCCCTGCCATCGGGCTGGATGGGCAAAAATTGGGCGTGCCATCAATTAAGTCAGCATGCCGATGGAGAGATACTCATCTTCACCGATGCGGATAACCGTCCTGCCCCGAACGCGATTGTGAATACCGTCGCCTATATGCAGAAGTTTGGACTTGGATTATTATCGGCGTTTCCAGAGAAAGTAACTGGAGGTTTGGCGGAAAATCTCGTAGTGCCGGTGGTTGATATGTTTGTTTATGCTGGGCTTCCGTTGTGGCTTACGTATTTCAGTCGTTTTCCGTCGCTGGCAGCTGCGAGTGGTCTCTGGATTGCCTTTACTCGCGATGCATATCAACAGATTGGTGGGCATCAAGCGGTATCCAGTCAAATTGTTGAGGACGTTGAGTTAAGTCGCTTGGCAAAAAAGAAGGGCATCAAAATCTTGACTTCGGCTGGCACTCGCGTGGTGTTTTGTCGAATGTATCATTCGTTTGGCGAAGTGTGGAACGGGTTTTCCAAAAACCTTTTTGGATTGGTGCGCTACAAGACAATCCCGTTTTTTGTGCTAACGCTTGCGCTGTTTACAATGTGTGTTTTGCCCTATATCACTGTTTGGTTCGCTTCGCTTACGAAACTATCGCTCATTGCTATCTCTATGAATATTACGATGCGTGCTGTACTGGCGTTGAAATATAGGCACCCATTCTTTACAAGCGTAGTTTTGCATCCGATGGGTGTTTTATTCACGTTGCTAATAGGGATTAATTCATTCTATCAAGTTAAACGCGGTCGCTTGCAATGGAAAGGACGGCGGATTGACATGCAGGTAAATAGGTAA
- a CDS encoding lysophospholipid acyltransferase family protein → MIRAQHRFWADFIFQPYLKWLFKRHFHAIQLLGDLPEIPKHLPLLLLPNHSTWWDGFFVYLLNKRIFRRTAYLMMLEEQLSKYKFFTKIGAYSIAPKHRQGIVESLEYTVELLKRGTPLISIFPQGELLPWHTRPLGYKRGVEWILRAYGKPVAILPLAIRTELLGEKRPEVLFLFGDVNVFDSDTFLGVDWLEETETALLDDLALRMLRQEKGRNLLP, encoded by the coding sequence ATGATTCGGGCACAACACCGCTTTTGGGCGGATTTTATCTTTCAACCGTATCTAAAATGGTTATTCAAACGGCATTTTCACGCAATCCAACTCTTGGGGGATCTGCCAGAAATTCCGAAGCATTTGCCGTTGCTATTGCTGCCGAATCACAGTACATGGTGGGATGGGTTCTTTGTTTATCTGCTCAATAAACGAATTTTTCGACGAACTGCCTATTTGATGATGCTTGAGGAGCAATTATCTAAGTACAAGTTTTTTACGAAGATTGGGGCTTATTCGATTGCGCCGAAGCATCGGCAAGGTATCGTTGAATCGCTGGAATATACCGTTGAATTATTGAAACGAGGGACCCCGCTTATCTCTATTTTTCCGCAGGGCGAATTATTACCATGGCACACGCGTCCACTCGGCTATAAACGCGGTGTTGAATGGATTTTAAGGGCATACGGAAAACCGGTGGCTATTCTACCCTTGGCAATTCGCACTGAACTCCTCGGTGAGAAACGTCCAGAAGTGTTATTTTTATTTGGGGATGTCAATGTCTTTGACTCGGACACATTTCTCGGAGTGGATTGGCTTGAGGAGACTGAAACTGCCTTGTTAGATGATCTCGCGCTGCGGATGCTTCGTCAGGAAAAGGGACGGAATCTGCTACCTTGA
- a CDS encoding carotenoid biosynthesis protein, whose amino-acid sequence MNKQKIGVLYLLLGAGGLWHLLGVFQGAMRVLASPMMFGLGIWLFWECWQVYPPRKRRQLVLWSIIVIVGSVGVEWLGVRTGKIFGAYTYGQALRPSIDGVPISIGCAWFVMLVASVAVVQKIAPKSVIKSTIKLAMCVAVLMVCFDLFMEPAAGILDYWVWVDNRIPLQNYLAWFGLSFVFATIGIKVGLFFQPPLPRIAFHFYFAQLIYFGLVDLKSL is encoded by the coding sequence GTGAACAAGCAAAAAATAGGTGTACTTTATCTGCTTTTAGGTGCGGGCGGGTTGTGGCATCTGCTCGGTGTTTTTCAAGGAGCCATGCGAGTTCTTGCTTCGCCGATGATGTTTGGTTTGGGGATCTGGCTCTTTTGGGAGTGTTGGCAGGTATATCCACCACGGAAAAGACGGCAACTTGTTCTCTGGAGCATCATCGTTATTGTAGGGAGTGTCGGAGTTGAATGGCTCGGTGTTCGGACAGGGAAGATTTTCGGAGCGTATACCTACGGGCAAGCACTACGTCCCTCAATTGATGGTGTGCCGATCTCTATCGGGTGTGCTTGGTTTGTAATGCTTGTTGCTTCAGTTGCCGTCGTCCAAAAAATCGCACCAAAATCCGTAATTAAAAGTACAATCAAGTTGGCAATGTGTGTAGCGGTGTTGATGGTCTGTTTTGATCTGTTTATGGAACCTGCAGCGGGGATATTAGACTATTGGGTATGGGTGGACAACCGTATTCCGCTGCAGAACTATCTGGCGTGGTTCGGATTGAGTTTCGTCTTTGCGACGATTGGTATAAAAGTTGGTTTGTTTTTTCAACCGCCGTTGCCTCGAATTGCGTTTCATTTCTATTTCGCACAACTCATCTATTTCGGACTGGTGGATTTGAAAAGCCTATGA
- a CDS encoding polysaccharide deacetylase family protein produces MRSLITTLIGFATAALLWIYFKPPFGKNIVRLNTDERVVALTFDDGPNPPYTDRLLDILAEHNVKATFFMIGNRIEKYPETLQRAIAEGHQIGNHSYSHPVLGFCPPAYIQREIERTDDLLRQAGVTDELVIRAPILTRFLPVAWVLAKGNRAHISCNVWSWDWTTQNPDKITETVLKKTKPGSIIVLHDGKAENKDADRSGTVEATDQIITRLKQDGYRFVRLSDVGNQ; encoded by the coding sequence TTGAGATCACTAATCACTACTCTAATAGGATTCGCGACAGCGGCACTGCTATGGATTTACTTTAAACCTCCCTTCGGAAAGAATATTGTTCGCCTAAATACAGACGAACGCGTGGTTGCACTTACCTTTGACGATGGCCCGAATCCACCCTATACGGATCGGCTGCTTGATATCCTCGCCGAGCATAACGTCAAAGCCACCTTCTTTATGATTGGAAATCGGATTGAAAAATATCCTGAAACACTCCAGCGTGCTATCGCTGAAGGGCACCAAATTGGAAATCATTCCTACAGTCACCCCGTGCTCGGTTTCTGCCCACCTGCCTATATCCAGCGAGAAATCGAACGGACAGACGACCTGCTTCGTCAAGCCGGTGTTACAGATGAACTTGTAATCCGAGCACCGATATTAACAAGATTCCTGCCAGTGGCGTGGGTACTTGCGAAAGGTAATCGAGCGCACATCAGTTGCAATGTCTGGAGTTGGGATTGGACGACCCAGAATCCCGACAAAATCACTGAGACCGTATTAAAGAAAACAAAACCGGGTTCAATTATCGTCCTGCACGATGGAAAAGCGGAAAATAAGGATGCAGATCGTTCGGGGACGGTCGAAGCGACAGACCAGATTATCACTCGACTTAAACAGGACGGATACAGGTTTGTACGATTGTCGGATGTCGGTAATCAGTGA
- a CDS encoding MjaI family restriction endonuclease, with protein sequence MKIKLKNAEIQEYVNAPASEFPKYTTQLMNVANQNSQATRPRHVGQLSELIQEFLGQTFEEWVTWYQERHPDAIDEATDRIISMIENFNAAVQKIDRTLVKSWVEDLILVKTFAGLRFQEAILKRLSEIRGCDYRLAEPHEESQGIDGFVGEEAYSIKPNTYDSMSTLAESIEVKIIFYEKKKDGVVFEIPEDLSKTVK encoded by the coding sequence ATGAAAATCAAACTCAAAAATGCTGAAATTCAGGAGTATGTGAACGCCCCTGCTTCCGAATTTCCGAAGTACACGACCCAATTAATGAATGTTGCAAACCAGAATTCTCAAGCAACACGACCGAGACACGTGGGACAATTGAGCGAACTGATTCAGGAATTCCTGGGACAAACCTTTGAAGAATGGGTTACGTGGTATCAAGAGCGACATCCCGATGCAATTGATGAGGCAACAGATAGAATAATTTCAATGATAGAAAACTTTAATGCGGCTGTCCAAAAAATTGACCGAACCTTGGTTAAATCATGGGTAGAAGATCTCATTCTGGTCAAGACGTTCGCAGGACTTAGATTTCAGGAGGCAATCCTGAAAAGGTTGTCGGAAATAAGAGGTTGCGACTACCGTTTGGCAGAACCTCATGAAGAATCTCAGGGCATAGATGGATTCGTAGGGGAAGAAGCGTATTCTATCAAGCCCAATACTTATGATTCAATGTCAACTTTAGCGGAATCGATAGAGGTAAAAATCATTTTTTACGAAAAAAAGAAGGATGGTGTGGTATTTGAAATACCGGAAGACTTAAGTAAAACCGTTAAGTGA
- a CDS encoding phytoene/squalene synthase family protein, giving the protein MKLWKPADRDRAAFEHARRITAYYSKSFYFSARMLPSEQRWATYALYGFCRHCDNLIDTPRRRTKTDLLREIQFVAEELRIAYDTGESEHPVIRAFILVAKSYGIPIAYPLDLLKGVAMDIQRMRYKTFDDLSLFCYRAAAVVGLMMTHILGYKDDRAFDYAKQLGIAMQLTNILRDVKEDKGMGRIYLPQRELVQFGVSEQDILEERMTPRLKTLIKFQVERADHYYAEAMPGISLLNTDSQYAIYSAAKIYRGILRKIEAHDYNPFLGRVFVPSVEKIGILLHEGLRTKLLSAQEKLFPAHSGIINK; this is encoded by the coding sequence ATGAAATTGTGGAAACCAGCAGACAGAGATCGCGCTGCATTTGAGCATGCTCGCAGGATAACTGCCTATTACTCAAAAAGTTTTTATTTTTCTGCACGAATGCTGCCGAGTGAGCAACGTTGGGCAACATACGCCTTGTACGGATTCTGCCGACACTGCGATAATTTGATTGATACCCCGCGTCGACGAACTAAGACAGATCTTCTCAGGGAGATTCAATTTGTGGCAGAAGAATTACGGATTGCCTATGATACAGGTGAGTCCGAACACCCCGTTATTCGTGCCTTTATTCTTGTGGCGAAATCTTATGGAATTCCTATTGCCTATCCGCTTGATCTGCTCAAAGGTGTTGCTATGGATATCCAGCGGATGCGGTACAAAACGTTTGATGACCTGTCTCTTTTCTGCTATCGGGCTGCGGCTGTTGTTGGCTTGATGATGACGCATATTCTTGGTTATAAGGACGATCGGGCGTTTGACTACGCCAAGCAACTCGGTATTGCCATGCAGCTGACCAATATTCTGAGGGATGTTAAAGAGGATAAAGGGATGGGACGCATCTATCTACCGCAGAGGGAGTTGGTGCAATTCGGTGTGTCAGAACAGGACATCTTAGAAGAGAGAATGACACCTCGATTAAAAACACTCATAAAATTTCAAGTCGAACGCGCGGATCACTATTATGCTGAGGCAATGCCGGGGATTTCCCTGCTCAATACGGATTCGCAGTATGCGATTTATTCGGCTGCTAAAATTTACCGCGGTATCTTAAGAAAAATCGAAGCCCACGATTACAACCCGTTTTTAGGTCGAGTTTTTGTGCCATCAGTTGAAAAAATTGGAATTTTGCTACACGAAGGACTTCGCACAAAGCTCCTATCGGCGCAGGAAAAACTATTCCCAGCTCACTCTGGAATAATAAATAAATGA
- a CDS encoding mandelate racemase/muconate lactonizing enzyme family protein: MKIRSINAYQVDLPLHEGSYNWSGGKSVSVFDSTIVSIETDEGITGYGEVCPLGPFYLPAYAAGTRTGIVELAPHLIGEDPTQLFPLNQRMDIALKGHPYVKSAIDIACWDILGKVSNQSVCTLLGGRYGEDFMLYRAISQQSPDEMAAKVATYRAEGYRKFQLKVGGDPNIDIERIRAVAELMEPGDVLIADANTGWLMHQAARVVRGVRDVDVYIEQPCLSYQECLAVRQRTDHPFVLDETIDSIETLLRGNADRAMDVVNIKISKFGGLTKAKLARDLCVELGIAMTIEDSWGGDITTAAIAHLAHSTPPEFLFTATDFNSYVTVSTAAGAPQRVNGRMAAATQPGLGITPNMDVLGEALVRVE, from the coding sequence ATGAAAATTCGTTCTATTAACGCTTATCAAGTCGATCTCCCGCTTCATGAAGGCAGCTATAACTGGTCGGGTGGGAAATCTGTATCCGTCTTCGACAGCACCATTGTCTCAATTGAGACGGATGAAGGCATTACGGGTTACGGCGAGGTCTGCCCACTGGGACCGTTTTATCTTCCCGCTTATGCAGCAGGCACCCGCACCGGCATCGTTGAACTTGCCCCACATCTCATCGGCGAAGACCCGACCCAACTATTTCCGCTCAACCAACGCATGGACATCGCTCTCAAGGGACACCCGTATGTGAAATCCGCAATCGACATCGCATGCTGGGATATCCTTGGCAAGGTTTCAAACCAATCCGTTTGCACACTTCTCGGTGGAAGGTATGGAGAAGATTTCATGCTCTATCGTGCGATCTCACAACAATCTCCCGACGAGATGGCAGCGAAGGTTGCAACCTATCGGGCGGAAGGCTATCGCAAATTCCAGTTGAAAGTCGGCGGCGATCCGAACATCGATATTGAACGTATCCGAGCGGTTGCTGAATTGATGGAGCCGGGAGATGTGCTTATCGCCGATGCGAATACCGGATGGCTGATGCACCAAGCAGCACGCGTCGTCCGAGGTGTCCGCGATGTGGATGTTTATATCGAACAACCCTGCCTCTCATATCAAGAATGTCTTGCCGTCCGTCAGCGCACAGATCACCCCTTCGTCCTTGATGAGACGATTGACAGCATCGAAACCCTGTTACGGGGGAATGCCGACCGTGCGATGGATGTCGTCAATATTAAGATAAGTAAATTCGGCGGACTGACTAAAGCGAAACTCGCCAGAGACCTCTGCGTTGAACTCGGAATTGCAATGACGATTGAAGATAGTTGGGGTGGTGATATTACAACCGCAGCGATTGCGCATCTTGCCCACAGCACCCCCCCAGAATTCCTTTTCACGGCAACCGATTTCAACAGTTACGTTACCGTCAGTACAGCAGCAGGCGCGCCGCAACGTGTCAACGGCAGAATGGCAGCCGCAACGCAACCGGGTTTGGGGATCACTCCAAATATGGATGTGTTAGGTGAAGCGTTAGTTCGCGTGGAGTAA
- a CDS encoding ornithine cyclodeaminase family protein → MPIRILSAADVRDALPMSQAIDAMCYAYGQLSAGKAIAPPRQHISTDKGVTLIMSAYLPEHRDFGIKVVSVYDDNPNLKLPRITATVLVLDPATGVPKAFIDGASLTAIRTGAGGGVAADLLARQDAKTVGLFGAGVQARAQLQAVRAVRDITCVNLISRTQTSAQQLATEISEWTDAPEVNLVSTPQQVIENADIVLCATTSATPLFDGSALQLGTHITAVGTFVPEKREVDTTTIRRADRIVVDSREACLEEAGDLIIPNAEIDAEIGEIVNGDKSGRQSDDEITFFKSVGVAVQDAVAGAAVLAAAEAKGLGVLADLW, encoded by the coding sequence ATGCCTATCAGAATTCTCTCCGCTGCCGATGTCCGAGATGCTCTACCGATGTCCCAAGCGATTGATGCAATGTGTTATGCCTACGGTCAACTTTCGGCAGGCAAAGCCATCGCACCACCACGGCAACACATCTCCACCGACAAAGGCGTTACGCTTATAATGTCCGCCTACCTCCCAGAACATAGAGACTTCGGAATCAAAGTTGTCTCAGTCTATGACGATAATCCTAACCTCAAGTTACCTCGTATCACCGCGACAGTCTTAGTCCTCGATCCAGCCACAGGAGTCCCAAAAGCCTTCATAGACGGTGCCAGTCTCACTGCCATCCGCACAGGTGCCGGTGGCGGCGTGGCGGCAGATTTGCTTGCTCGGCAAGATGCAAAAACAGTTGGACTCTTTGGAGCCGGTGTACAGGCAAGAGCACAGTTACAGGCGGTGAGAGCAGTCAGAGACATCACCTGTGTCAACCTTATCAGTCGCACACAAACCTCCGCACAACAACTCGCTACCGAGATTTCCGAGTGGACAGATGCTCCCGAAGTCAATCTCGTATCTACGCCACAACAGGTCATAGAAAATGCTGATATTGTCCTATGTGCGACGACCTCAGCAACCCCTCTTTTTGACGGAAGTGCTTTACAACTTGGCACACACATCACAGCCGTCGGCACATTCGTCCCAGAAAAACGGGAAGTTGATACCACAACAATAAGGCGAGCAGATCGGATTGTGGTTGATTCGCGGGAAGCCTGCTTAGAGGAAGCGGGTGATCTGATTATTCCAAATGCCGAAATTGATGCTGAAATCGGTGAAATCGTTAACGGCGACAAATCTGGGCGGCAGTCAGATGACGAAATCACGTTCTTCAAATCTGTAGGGGTGGCGGTGCAAGATGCAGTGGCAGGTGCAGCGGTACTCGCAGCGGCAGAAGCAAAAGGGTTAGGTGTTCTTGCGGACCTCTGGTAG
- a CDS encoding site-specific DNA-methyltransferase: MKTTHQILFQNAQDLKVLPSESVDLVVTSPPYPMIEMWDDIFSAQNSEIQNALIRGDGKQAYELMHQILDSVWNEMFRVLKNGRFACINIGDATRKIRDDFCLYPNHARILNYLLTIGFSALPDILWRKQANTPNKFMGSGMLPAGAYVTLEHEYILILRKGSKREFKTESEKENRRESALFWEERNIWYSDVWMDIKGTDQKLPNAVSRLRSAAFPFDLAYRLINMYSAKDDVILDPFLGTGTTTAAAMTSGRNSIGVEIDESFQQIICPIVHHIIEFSNDYLSDRLQRHLAFVENRIRNAGMTKYTNKYYGCPVVTSQEQFIFLNSLKEIRTSKDNIFEVTYSKKPQAWNFERPSETLGRQKMKSSTKLFQPSMLDTQ; the protein is encoded by the coding sequence ATGAAAACCACCCATCAGATCCTTTTTCAAAACGCACAAGATTTAAAAGTACTCCCTTCAGAAAGCGTTGATTTGGTCGTTACCTCCCCACCGTATCCCATGATTGAGATGTGGGACGATATATTCAGTGCCCAAAATTCGGAGATTCAAAATGCCCTTATACGCGGTGACGGTAAGCAGGCTTATGAATTAATGCACCAGATCCTTGATTCTGTATGGAATGAAATGTTTAGAGTCTTAAAGAATGGCAGATTTGCTTGCATCAATATAGGCGATGCAACAAGAAAAATCCGAGATGACTTCTGTTTATATCCCAACCATGCCAGAATTCTGAATTATCTCCTAACTATCGGGTTCTCAGCACTCCCTGACATCCTCTGGCGCAAACAGGCGAATACCCCCAATAAATTTATGGGCTCCGGTATGCTCCCTGCGGGTGCTTATGTGACACTTGAACACGAGTATATCTTAATCCTCAGAAAAGGTTCCAAAAGAGAGTTTAAAACAGAATCCGAAAAAGAAAACAGACGCGAAAGTGCCTTGTTCTGGGAAGAACGGAATATTTGGTATTCAGATGTTTGGATGGATATTAAGGGAACAGATCAGAAGCTTCCGAATGCAGTGTCACGATTGAGGAGCGCAGCATTTCCATTTGATCTGGCTTATCGACTCATCAATATGTATTCCGCAAAAGATGATGTGATACTTGATCCATTTTTGGGTACAGGAACTACGACTGCTGCTGCAATGACATCAGGACGCAATAGCATCGGTGTTGAAATCGACGAGAGTTTTCAACAGATTATTTGTCCGATTGTGCATCACATTATCGAGTTTTCAAACGATTATTTGTCCGACAGGTTGCAAAGACACTTGGCGTTTGTCGAAAATAGGATCCGAAACGCGGGAATGACAAAATATACAAATAAGTACTACGGCTGCCCGGTGGTGACGAGCCAAGAGCAGTTTATTTTTCTGAACAGTCTCAAAGAAATCCGAACAAGCAAAGATAATATCTTTGAAGTCACATATTCAAAGAAACCGCAAGCTTGGAATTTTGAACGCCCCTCGGAAACTTTGGGCAGGCAGAAAATGAAGTCGTCCACAAAACTCTTTCAACCCAGCATGTTGGACACACAGTAA
- a CDS encoding IMP dehydrogenase: protein MAHFFCEASRTFSEYLLLPNLTTKDCIPENVILRTPLVKFKVGQQPSLEVNIPFASAIMQAVSDHNLAIALARQGGISFIYGSQSIEEQVAMVRTVKNHKAGFVVSDSNLKCDSTIEDVVKLTEETGHSTIAITHDGSSSGELLGLITDKDYRLSRVDLEANVSEFMTPFPELIVGQKGITIEAANDLIWKHKINCLPIVDENRKLVHLVFRKDYDDHKKNPLESVDFQKRLVVGAGINTRDYKERVPALVAAGVDIMCVDSSEGYTEWQSDTIQFIKNTYNGTVKVGGGNVVHGDAFTYLVEAGADFIKVGIGGGAICITREQKGIGRGQATALIEVARQRDQYLKETGVYVPICSDGGIFQDYHIGLALAMGADFVMMGRYFARFDESPSKIRKLGMNTVKEYWGEGTKRASNWQRYHEGGGPELLFEEGADAYVPYAGKMNDNLKTTLAKIRSLMCNCGAISLPEFRQKARFVLVSSASIREGGVHDIIPRTTQDG from the coding sequence ATGGCTCACTTTTTTTGTGAAGCAAGCCGGACTTTCAGCGAATATTTGCTTTTACCCAACTTAACGACGAAGGATTGTATCCCTGAAAATGTTATCCTGAGAACCCCTCTGGTGAAGTTTAAAGTGGGGCAACAACCCTCTCTGGAAGTAAATATTCCCTTTGCTTCTGCAATCATGCAAGCCGTTTCGGATCACAATCTGGCAATTGCCTTGGCAAGACAGGGTGGGATATCCTTTATTTATGGGTCCCAAAGTATTGAAGAGCAGGTGGCGATGGTCCGGACGGTTAAAAATCACAAAGCAGGTTTCGTTGTCAGCGACTCAAATTTAAAGTGTGATAGTACTATAGAAGATGTTGTGAAACTTACTGAAGAAACAGGGCACTCGACGATTGCTATAACCCACGATGGCTCGTCTTCAGGTGAACTCCTTGGACTTATAACGGATAAGGATTATAGATTGAGTCGCGTGGATTTAGAGGCTAACGTAAGCGAATTCATGACGCCGTTTCCCGAACTAATTGTGGGTCAAAAGGGAATTACGATTGAAGCTGCCAACGACCTCATTTGGAAACACAAGATAAATTGTCTGCCGATTGTTGATGAAAATCGTAAACTGGTACATTTGGTCTTTAGGAAGGATTACGATGACCATAAGAAAAACCCGCTTGAATCCGTAGATTTCCAGAAAAGACTTGTTGTTGGTGCCGGAATTAATACCAGAGATTATAAAGAGAGAGTACCAGCACTGGTCGCAGCAGGTGTTGATATTATGTGTGTTGATTCTTCTGAAGGGTATACAGAGTGGCAATCAGACACGATCCAATTTATTAAAAATACGTACAATGGGACTGTGAAAGTGGGTGGCGGAAATGTCGTTCACGGAGATGCATTTACGTATCTGGTAGAAGCCGGTGCTGATTTTATAAAAGTAGGTATCGGTGGAGGTGCTATTTGTATAACAAGGGAACAGAAAGGAATCGGTCGTGGGCAAGCAACTGCCCTCATTGAAGTCGCTCGGCAAAGGGATCAGTACCTGAAAGAAACCGGTGTTTACGTGCCAATTTGCTCAGATGGTGGTATATTCCAAGATTATCATATTGGTTTGGCACTTGCGATGGGTGCGGATTTCGTGATGATGGGCAGATACTTTGCGAGGTTCGACGAAAGCCCAAGTAAGATAAGAAAATTGGGTATGAATACAGTGAAAGAATATTGGGGTGAAGGCACAAAGCGAGCCTCTAATTGGCAACGCTACCATGAGGGCGGCGGTCCAGAATTACTGTTCGAGGAGGGTGCTGATGCTTATGTCCCTTATGCAGGAAAGATGAACGATAATTTGAAAACGACTCTCGCAAAGATCCGATCGCTTATGTGTAATTGCGGGGCGATATCCCTACCGGAATTCCGTCAAAAAGCGAGATTCGTGTTAGTCTCTTCAGCAAGTATTCGCGAAGGCGGTGTTCACGATATTATTCCCAGAACGACGCAGGATGGGTAA
- a CDS encoding fatty acid desaturase encodes MKTTNKGLFIALMIMGLWGLSLSVLLSLDLARINIALVPLGVLCQTFLYTGLFITAHDAMHGAVCQTRPRVNNTIGTIAVRLYALFSYRKLLAKHWAHHRAPASETDPDFHDGGHSGFLMWYLRFMKEYLSWRQMVGMAIVFQILEYVLGIPTLNLILFWVSPALLSTLQLFYFGTYLPHRRPEDGYDNPHRARSNAYSTFWSFITCYHFGYHWEHHEYPSVPWWHLPEVRKNT; translated from the coding sequence ATGAAAACGACAAACAAGGGTTTATTCATTGCGCTAATGATTATGGGTCTGTGGGGATTGAGTCTCTCAGTTTTGCTGTCACTCGATCTCGCTCGGATTAACATTGCGTTGGTCCCTTTGGGTGTCCTTTGCCAGACGTTTCTCTATACCGGTCTTTTCATTACAGCACACGATGCAATGCACGGTGCGGTTTGCCAAACGCGCCCACGGGTCAATAATACAATCGGGACAATCGCTGTCAGGTTATATGCCCTGTTTTCATATCGCAAATTATTAGCGAAACATTGGGCACACCACCGAGCACCGGCGAGTGAAACGGATCCAGATTTTCACGATGGGGGGCATAGCGGTTTCTTAATGTGGTATCTTCGTTTTATGAAGGAATACCTCAGTTGGAGACAGATGGTCGGTATGGCGATTGTCTTTCAGATTCTGGAATACGTTCTGGGAATCCCGACACTCAATCTGATACTGTTCTGGGTTTCTCCAGCACTGCTTAGCACGCTGCAGCTATTTTATTTTGGCACGTATCTACCACATCGCAGACCAGAAGATGGCTACGACAACCCACACCGAGCGCGAAGCAATGCGTATTCGACATTCTGGTCTTTTATCACCTGTTATCACTTCGGCTACCACTGGGAACACCATGAATATCCGTCCGTTCCGTGGTGGCATCTACCAGAGGTCCGCAAGAACACCTAA